From the genome of Dickeya aquatica, one region includes:
- a CDS encoding class I tRNA ligase family protein, which yields MKINKHTTKLSYGLNSRGLIFPISTLGGMSCSLPPKARSTFHRHHETEVFLITSGQGRVYVEGGGTEDVVAEDIIYIDSLSGHTIENISENEDLRFTTVYWVDNVQPSRTDLPKETLLISTPPTPNGDLHLGHLSGPYLGADIYRRYLSLNGVTAHHLTGRDDNQTYTKRIASKEQRSPEDVADDYADKICKTWSDAGIELDFFSSPQTTKNYYARVNSIIDRLYERGFIFSKEVNELYDVNTGFSLHEGYIKGTCPHCHSASDGNACEQCGRPNDCVDLINPTGTLPETVVGSRTIKKLYFRLSALAHPLAELTAQSNMSPRARALTEGMLADGLPDICISHRSDWGIPVAIAGFEDQVLYVWFEMAAGYLAADEALHPQQPFFKNKQCDIVHFYGFDNAYYHTLLFPAIYYALDEEYNVPVNHVINELLYLRGEKFSTSRRHLIWAAKLLANVSTDYVRWGLARSRPETTNENFDLELFIDAINDFFVGTLQQHLTDSCQQLNLQFKGEMPEPGAWSAQHTAFYERIKQLAAGVEHSYRVDAFSPQTATSRLEEMGRLTRQFFHAQLKHEALPALYNYRRTTFALNFWALKQFASLAQPIIPQSSEYILKLLGQDTVSWKNRNDFIHSTHIIHDWDEQFFKNILKDKDSIEQICQVN from the coding sequence ATGAAAATCAACAAGCATACCACTAAATTAAGTTATGGTTTGAACTCACGCGGTCTTATTTTTCCGATTAGCACCCTTGGCGGTATGTCATGTTCACTGCCCCCAAAGGCGCGATCAACCTTTCACCGTCATCATGAAACCGAGGTGTTTTTGATAACCTCCGGTCAAGGTCGTGTTTACGTTGAAGGAGGGGGGACGGAGGATGTCGTGGCAGAAGATATTATTTATATCGATTCGCTTAGTGGCCATACGATTGAAAATATCTCTGAGAATGAAGATCTGCGTTTTACCACCGTGTATTGGGTTGATAATGTCCAGCCATCGCGCACTGATTTACCTAAAGAGACATTGTTAATTTCAACGCCGCCTACGCCAAACGGTGATTTACATCTTGGGCATTTGTCCGGGCCTTATCTTGGCGCAGATATTTATCGGCGTTATCTGTCACTTAATGGTGTGACCGCCCATCACTTGACTGGCCGGGATGATAACCAAACTTATACCAAACGTATTGCCAGCAAAGAACAGCGTTCGCCTGAAGATGTGGCTGATGATTACGCTGATAAAATCTGTAAGACCTGGAGTGACGCCGGTATTGAACTGGATTTTTTCTCCAGCCCACAGACGACGAAAAACTATTATGCTCGTGTTAACAGCATTATTGATCGTCTGTATGAGCGTGGTTTTATTTTTAGCAAGGAAGTGAATGAACTCTATGATGTTAATACGGGGTTCAGTCTTCATGAAGGTTATATCAAAGGAACCTGCCCTCACTGTCACAGCGCTTCAGATGGTAATGCCTGTGAACAGTGCGGCAGACCAAATGATTGCGTTGATCTGATTAATCCCACGGGAACGCTGCCGGAAACGGTCGTGGGTAGCCGGACAATTAAAAAGCTCTATTTCCGGCTATCGGCATTAGCGCACCCGCTCGCGGAACTGACGGCGCAAAGTAATATGTCACCCCGCGCTCGCGCGTTGACGGAAGGAATGCTGGCTGACGGTTTACCCGATATCTGTATTTCCCATCGTTCAGATTGGGGAATTCCTGTTGCTATTGCTGGGTTTGAAGATCAGGTTCTGTATGTGTGGTTTGAAATGGCGGCAGGTTATCTGGCGGCGGATGAAGCATTGCATCCACAGCAACCCTTTTTCAAAAATAAGCAATGTGACATTGTTCATTTTTATGGGTTTGATAATGCTTACTATCACACATTATTATTCCCGGCCATCTACTATGCATTGGATGAAGAATACAATGTACCCGTTAATCATGTGATTAATGAGTTGCTCTATTTACGAGGCGAGAAATTTTCAACCAGCCGTCGCCATCTCATTTGGGCTGCAAAACTATTGGCGAATGTCTCGACCGATTATGTCCGCTGGGGGCTGGCTCGCTCGCGTCCTGAAACCACGAACGAGAATTTCGATCTTGAGCTTTTTATTGATGCGATTAATGATTTTTTCGTTGGTACATTACAACAGCATTTAACGGACAGTTGCCAGCAACTGAATTTACAGTTTAAGGGTGAAATGCCAGAGCCGGGGGCATGGTCAGCGCAGCATACCGCTTTCTACGAACGTATTAAGCAGTTAGCGGCCGGTGTCGAGCATTCCTATCGTGTTGATGCGTTTTCACCGCAAACGGCCACATCCCGGCTTGAGGAAATGGGGCGTTTAACACGTCAATTCTTTCATGCTCAGTTAAAGCATGAAGCGTTACCGGCGTTATATAATTATCGGCGCACGACGTTTGCTCTGAATTTTTGGGCATTAAAGCAATTTGCCAGCCTTGCTCAACCGATTATACCGCAAAGCAGTGAATATATTCTTAAGCTCCTTGGTCAGGATACGGTGAGTTGGAAAAACCGTAACGACTTTATTCATAGCACTCATATAATTCATGATTGGGATGAGCAATTTTTTAAAAACATTCTCAAGGATAAAGATAGTATTGAGCAGATTTGCCAAGTAAATTAA
- a CDS encoding HAD family hydrolase: MRVEQFSHIVFDMDGVLIDSNPFKISVAKRVMQSILPEAAMVFAEHFRKNFGQTRKAHFTWAYENVLARHGFTEEIVDTLIEQYGKLIAENYASCDVTAGTRSLLSQLHRPCYVLTGSDQHEARALLGGHQLNTQFVDILGGPVNKSDNLKNVIHTYGINPAESVFIGDALHDFEVASHFGLSFILVTQYMPFDNQALIEKVISSGGYVIDTLSDLLIDRLNK, translated from the coding sequence ATGAGAGTTGAACAATTCTCCCATATTGTATTTGATATGGATGGCGTACTGATTGATAGTAATCCGTTTAAAATTTCCGTCGCAAAGCGAGTGATGCAGTCGATATTACCTGAAGCGGCGATGGTATTTGCTGAACACTTTCGTAAAAATTTTGGTCAGACCCGAAAAGCGCATTTTACCTGGGCGTATGAGAATGTGTTGGCTCGGCATGGGTTTACTGAAGAGATAGTTGATACTCTTATTGAACAATATGGCAAGCTAATAGCAGAGAATTATGCGAGTTGTGACGTCACTGCTGGCACGCGTTCTTTACTGTCGCAATTACATCGCCCTTGTTATGTTCTGACTGGCTCTGATCAGCATGAAGCCAGAGCGCTGTTGGGCGGACATCAACTGAATACCCAATTTGTCGATATTCTGGGTGGGCCGGTAAATAAGTCAGATAATCTTAAAAATGTCATTCATACCTATGGCATTAATCCGGCTGAATCGGTCTTTATCGGAGATGCCTTACATGATTTTGAAGTCGCCAGTCACTTTGGTTTATCTTTTATTTTAGTTACCCAATATATGCCTTTTGATAATCAAGCCTTGATTGAGAAAGTTATTTCATCAGGCGGCTATGTGATCGATACATTATCTGATTTACTGATTGATAGGCTCAATAAATGA